In Nitrospira sp., a genomic segment contains:
- a CDS encoding ABC transporter ATP-binding protein, translating to MRDRMIATQHVTMQLEAGGQLVTILDDVTLDIPDKQTVAIVGPSGSGKSTLLGLIAGLDRPTSGTICLNGVDITGLGEKAMARLRLASIGYIFQSFHLIPTLTALENVSIPLELAGDPRSRERACELLEAVGLGHRMSHHPVQLSGGEQQRVAVARAFACRPPILLADEPTGNLDSSTGRHVIELIMALHRDAGTTLVLVTHDSQLAATLERVITIRDGRIASDQLTGCQPSQPDSLS from the coding sequence ATGAGAGACCGTATGATTGCCACGCAACATGTGACGATGCAACTCGAGGCCGGGGGACAACTGGTGACAATACTGGATGACGTCACCCTAGATATTCCCGACAAGCAGACGGTCGCGATCGTGGGACCATCCGGGAGCGGGAAATCTACGCTCTTGGGCCTGATCGCGGGGCTCGACCGGCCGACTTCCGGGACGATTTGCCTCAACGGGGTGGACATTACGGGCCTCGGAGAAAAGGCGATGGCTCGTCTGCGCCTTGCCAGTATCGGATATATTTTTCAGTCATTCCATCTGATTCCCACGTTGACGGCCTTGGAGAATGTGTCGATTCCACTCGAACTCGCCGGAGATCCGCGCAGTCGTGAGCGAGCGTGCGAATTGTTGGAGGCCGTCGGCTTGGGGCACCGGATGTCGCACCATCCTGTGCAGTTGTCGGGAGGGGAGCAGCAGCGTGTGGCCGTGGCCCGCGCCTTTGCCTGTCGCCCGCCGATTCTGCTGGCAGATGAACCGACCGGGAACTTGGATTCCTCCACGGGCCGACATGTCATCGAATTGATCATGGCGTTGCACCGCGACGCGGGCACGACGCTGGTCCTGGTCACCCACGATTCGCAGTTGGCTGCCACGCTGGAGCGGGTCATCACCATTCGGGACGGCCGGATTGCCTCCGACCAATTGACGGGCTGCCAGCCGAGCCAGCCTGATTCTCTCTCATGA
- a CDS encoding DUF58 domain-containing protein, which produces MPHTMRPATTMAFQSLRLSLHRLSQHRAIRVTTEGTRFLLLTLAVGIAAVNTGNNLFYLLLAMMLSLIVLSGLLSEQCVRRLEFHRHLPDALFVHQPAVASVWIANHKTQIPSVSLRVLDVVGGQDADRGLHLTHLAPGSSTLRSYQLLIQRRGTYHLDGIRVITPFPFGLFQKKAFYPCEATLIVCPALIPLPPLRLRELQSVGQEQALSRRGPGTSLYNLREFRPGDDSRAIHWLTTARTAKLMIKETEAEDQHTITLALLTACPDEEDRTFERALSIAASLVEHFLKDGVRLCLLIGDQQELWAEGEEESLRLFHALALCERRPVTTSAAEQQGMALSLAASAEGPTILLSAWSNAVHGEAFRAVDLILTPHTHKDLFDAAGPGLPA; this is translated from the coding sequence ATGCCCCATACGATGCGACCGGCCACCACCATGGCGTTCCAGTCTCTTCGTCTGTCCCTCCATCGCCTGTCCCAACATCGCGCCATCCGCGTGACAACGGAAGGCACTCGCTTCCTCTTGTTGACCCTGGCCGTGGGTATCGCGGCTGTCAATACCGGCAACAATCTGTTCTATCTTTTGCTCGCCATGATGTTGAGCCTGATTGTGCTCTCCGGGCTCTTATCGGAACAGTGCGTCCGTCGACTGGAATTCCATCGCCACCTGCCGGACGCCTTGTTCGTACACCAACCAGCCGTCGCGAGCGTGTGGATCGCCAATCACAAAACACAGATTCCAAGCGTGTCCCTACGGGTCCTCGACGTCGTAGGCGGGCAGGATGCCGATCGCGGCCTTCACCTCACTCACCTCGCACCAGGAAGCTCAACGCTGCGCTCGTACCAACTGCTGATCCAGCGGCGGGGGACATACCACCTCGATGGCATTCGCGTGATCACCCCATTTCCGTTCGGGCTGTTCCAGAAGAAAGCCTTCTACCCCTGCGAGGCCACCCTGATCGTTTGTCCGGCCCTCATTCCACTGCCGCCGTTGCGACTGCGGGAGTTGCAGTCGGTCGGACAGGAGCAGGCGTTGTCACGGCGCGGACCAGGGACGTCTCTCTACAACCTGAGAGAGTTTCGCCCCGGCGACGATTCCCGCGCCATCCACTGGCTTACCACAGCCAGAACCGCCAAACTGATGATCAAGGAAACCGAAGCCGAAGACCAACACACCATCACGCTCGCACTGCTCACAGCCTGCCCGGATGAAGAAGACCGCACCTTCGAACGCGCACTATCCATTGCCGCCTCCCTGGTTGAGCACTTTCTGAAAGACGGGGTGCGCCTCTGCCTGCTCATCGGCGATCAGCAGGAACTTTGGGCCGAGGGGGAAGAAGAATCCCTTCGCCTCTTTCACGCGCTGGCACTCTGCGAACGACGTCCGGTGACCACCAGCGCGGCTGAGCAACAGGGCATGGCCCTCTCGTTGGCGGCCTCAGCAGAGGGCCCGACGATCTTGCTCTCTGCGTGGAGCAATGCCGTCCACGGCGAGGCGTTCCGAGCCGTAGACCTGATACTCACGCCTCACACCCACAAGGATCTCTTCGATGCTGCTGGACCAGGCCTTCCGGCTTAG
- a CDS encoding MoxR family ATPase → MNSSHSIKLLQDNIAQVIKGKSRVIELAVVCLLARGHLLIEDVPGVGKTTLAHSLARSLDCSFKRIQFTSDLLPSDIVGISVFNRQKQSFEFIPGPLFAHIVLADEINRTTPKTQSSLLEAMSEAQISVDNQTYPLHQPFMVIATQNPAEYHGTFPLPESQMDRFLMRLRIGYPTPDEERKVLERPQSLHPASELQPVLTAQHILDLQAQVEKVRMEESLMDYLLAIVHATRHAEVLSLGVSTRGALALTKAAKALALVRDRTYCLPEDIKELAPAVLSHRVMLSRAQGARAKSVEQAEGVIHDLLESIPVPV, encoded by the coding sequence GTGAATTCTTCTCACTCTATCAAACTGTTACAGGACAATATCGCGCAGGTGATCAAGGGCAAGTCGCGCGTGATTGAACTCGCGGTCGTCTGTCTGTTAGCCCGAGGACACCTCCTGATTGAGGACGTGCCCGGCGTCGGCAAGACCACCTTGGCGCACAGCTTGGCGCGCTCCCTCGACTGCTCCTTCAAACGGATTCAGTTCACCAGCGACCTCTTGCCCTCCGACATCGTCGGGATTTCCGTCTTCAATCGCCAGAAACAATCGTTCGAGTTCATCCCCGGCCCCCTGTTCGCCCACATCGTGCTGGCTGATGAAATCAACCGCACGACGCCGAAAACGCAGAGCAGTCTGCTGGAAGCGATGAGCGAGGCCCAGATTTCCGTGGACAACCAAACCTACCCGCTGCACCAGCCATTTATGGTCATCGCCACGCAAAACCCTGCGGAGTATCACGGCACGTTCCCGCTTCCGGAGTCTCAAATGGATCGATTCCTCATGCGCCTGCGCATCGGCTACCCCACGCCAGACGAGGAACGGAAGGTGCTAGAGCGGCCTCAATCGCTGCATCCCGCCAGCGAGCTGCAACCCGTCCTCACCGCACAACACATTCTGGATCTCCAAGCTCAGGTCGAAAAAGTCAGGATGGAGGAGAGCCTGATGGATTACCTGCTGGCAATCGTCCACGCCACCAGGCACGCCGAAGTGCTGTCTCTCGGGGTGAGCACGCGAGGCGCACTCGCACTGACCAAGGCGGCCAAGGCGCTTGCACTGGTCCGAGACCGAACATATTGCCTGCCCGAGGACATCAAGGAACTCGCTCCGGCCGTCCTGTCCCATCGAGTGATGCTGAGCCGTGCCCAAGGCGCGCGGGCGAAAAGCGTCGAACAGGCCGAAGGGGTGATTCACGATCTGCTCGAGAGCATTCCGGTTCCCGTGTGA
- a CDS encoding ChaN family lipoprotein produces the protein MQRFDMRACTSWLKRGERFFILAVLLLNVWGCQAKGPAVVSVGQPGDEWAPGQVLDARSGRAVSMEKWLEQLAGYDVIYLGEEHHNRAHIDAALVVLRSLADRGRRPVLAMEMFGWDGQAELDRYLTSKEPSRADFLERVGWKQNWGGAFEDYEPLVQFAREHQLSLVAMNPPKPLIRQVVKQGLDLAKGQPEWRQWGMEGETIVDDSAYRSRILSQLQACHGGGAPEDYLTMYQASMVRDEGMAKTIAAVFDRIRLAADLSQGPVVSYTGGGHVQYRLPVPNRVARREPAGLKQVTVYLATFEPERAAELSESMLEGIADFVWLTPPGSQGAPRRCR, from the coding sequence ATGCAGAGATTCGACATGCGTGCATGCACAAGCTGGTTGAAGAGGGGCGAGAGATTCTTCATTCTCGCGGTGCTGCTGCTAAATGTGTGGGGGTGCCAGGCGAAAGGCCCCGCAGTCGTATCCGTGGGGCAGCCGGGGGATGAATGGGCACCCGGGCAGGTGTTGGATGCCAGATCAGGCCGCGCGGTGTCGATGGAGAAGTGGTTGGAGCAATTGGCCGGGTATGACGTCATCTATCTGGGCGAGGAGCATCATAATCGCGCGCATATCGATGCTGCCTTGGTGGTTCTTCGGTCGCTGGCCGATCGTGGGCGGCGGCCTGTGTTGGCGATGGAGATGTTCGGTTGGGACGGGCAGGCGGAGCTCGATCGCTACCTCACGTCGAAAGAGCCATCTCGGGCAGACTTTCTCGAACGCGTCGGCTGGAAGCAGAACTGGGGCGGCGCCTTCGAGGATTACGAACCGCTCGTGCAGTTTGCCCGAGAGCACCAGCTCTCCTTGGTGGCAATGAACCCGCCGAAGCCCCTGATTCGCCAGGTCGTGAAGCAGGGACTCGATCTGGCGAAAGGACAGCCGGAGTGGCGTCAGTGGGGGATGGAGGGAGAGACCATCGTCGATGATTCGGCGTACCGTTCCCGAATCCTGTCACAGCTCCAGGCTTGTCACGGAGGTGGGGCTCCTGAAGATTATCTGACCATGTATCAGGCCTCCATGGTGCGGGATGAGGGGATGGCCAAGACCATCGCTGCAGTGTTCGACAGGATCAGACTTGCTGCGGATCTCTCCCAGGGCCCGGTTGTGAGTTATACCGGTGGGGGGCACGTGCAGTATCGATTGCCAGTCCCGAACCGTGTGGCGCGACGGGAACCTGCCGGACTCAAGCAGGTGACGGTCTACCTGGCAACGTTTGAGCCTGAGCGAGCCGCCGAGCTGTCCGAGTCGATGCTGGAAGGAATCGCGGATTTTGTCTGGTTGACGCCCCCGGGATCTCAAGGCGCTCCCCGGCGGTGCCGATAA
- a CDS encoding DUF3488 domain-containing protein, with protein MLLDQAFRLSSILLAAAGFASLTLAITLPPWLLVLAGAAFAVALLRVQHPGAMSDTMRHFRLSALTWNIFLLLAFAGFWIDLLLISQEVLPAGIHFLVLLLVNKLSNLDLRRDFLHLYAISLIALLASAALTTQIWYAPFFFIYLVIGVWTLLLYHLMHEQEEQAGHPDHVSPPTPPVTPFPRLTLRFFWTTNAMAAGAFGFTLLFFFSIPRVGVGFFQHDQGESLRTTGFSEQVDLGVIGPVKQDPSIVMRVELPDRVGHEFKQEPLYLRGVAYNRYDGKSWSNSLPHRRMLTELPEGTFSLRTPGTKPPATTRQVRQDILLEPLDTAVLFGAPLLTTVKGNFLSVQSDLTGSFHLPFPLHTRIQYTAYSAPTTLSATEKMAAALVYPDFILQEYLHTPAINAQITDLARQITQPATTVAQAVSLVHTHLLTNYRYSLDVPSLQSAHPLDDFLLTRKTGYCEHYATAMVVLLRTVGIPARLVTGFLATEWNEFGGYYTVRQRDAHAWVEVYFPQSGWITIDPTPPAPNAVGPTWWHSASSAMDSLRLQWDRLFVHFSAHDQFTVVQGIRESGEAVRVGLSETMSALAAQGAALAGQVVTALTPDGIPHHAVTLVLALGAMSIGIMLARQYWKETAPQNSFSRQQQTVITLYTDMVHCCAEQGIVKPASTTPREFLHHIRERWSEAWPMVDSVTRLYARVRFGEAALSAEEITTAENDLRRLRTLSRPAKPTPQPSR; from the coding sequence ATGCTGCTGGACCAGGCCTTCCGGCTTAGTTCAATCCTCCTGGCGGCAGCCGGCTTCGCCAGCCTGACGCTCGCCATAACCCTCCCACCGTGGCTTCTGGTCCTGGCCGGTGCCGCGTTTGCGGTGGCTCTGTTGCGGGTTCAGCACCCCGGCGCGATGTCCGACACCATGCGCCACTTCCGGCTCTCCGCCCTCACCTGGAATATTTTTCTCCTGCTCGCCTTCGCCGGATTTTGGATCGACCTGTTGCTGATTTCTCAGGAAGTCCTGCCAGCGGGAATTCACTTCCTCGTACTACTCTTGGTGAACAAACTCTCCAACCTCGACCTGCGGCGTGATTTTTTGCATCTCTATGCCATCAGCCTCATTGCGCTCCTGGCATCCGCCGCGTTGACGACTCAGATCTGGTACGCCCCGTTCTTCTTCATCTATCTGGTCATCGGTGTCTGGACCCTCCTTCTCTATCACTTGATGCACGAACAGGAAGAACAGGCGGGTCATCCGGATCACGTCTCTCCACCAACACCACCTGTCACACCATTCCCGCGACTGACGCTGCGCTTCTTTTGGACCACCAACGCCATGGCTGCCGGCGCGTTTGGTTTCACCCTGTTGTTCTTCTTCTCCATCCCACGAGTCGGGGTCGGGTTCTTTCAGCACGATCAGGGAGAAAGTCTGCGGACGACGGGATTCTCGGAACAGGTCGATCTCGGCGTCATCGGACCGGTGAAGCAGGATCCGAGCATCGTCATGCGAGTGGAACTGCCTGATCGTGTCGGCCATGAATTCAAACAGGAGCCACTGTATCTCCGCGGCGTGGCGTACAACCGCTACGACGGGAAATCGTGGAGCAACAGTCTGCCGCACCGGCGGATGCTCACGGAACTTCCCGAAGGAACCTTTTCGCTTCGCACACCAGGGACAAAACCACCGGCCACCACCCGGCAGGTCCGACAAGACATTCTCCTCGAGCCACTCGACACGGCGGTGCTCTTCGGCGCGCCGCTTCTGACAACTGTCAAAGGCAATTTTCTCTCAGTCCAATCGGACCTGACCGGTTCCTTCCACCTGCCGTTCCCCCTCCACACTCGCATTCAATACACCGCCTACTCCGCGCCCACCACCTTAAGCGCGACGGAAAAGATGGCCGCCGCGCTGGTCTATCCGGATTTCATCCTCCAGGAGTACCTTCATACGCCTGCGATCAATGCCCAGATCACGGACCTCGCGCGACAGATCACTCAACCCGCGACTACCGTCGCGCAGGCCGTTTCGCTCGTCCATACTCATTTACTGACCAACTATCGATACAGCCTGGATGTGCCCTCGCTGCAATCAGCCCATCCCCTTGATGATTTTCTGCTGACCCGAAAAACCGGCTATTGCGAGCACTACGCCACAGCCATGGTGGTTCTGCTCCGCACCGTCGGCATTCCAGCACGACTGGTCACGGGATTCCTTGCCACCGAGTGGAACGAATTCGGCGGCTACTATACGGTGCGACAACGAGATGCCCACGCCTGGGTGGAAGTCTATTTTCCGCAATCAGGGTGGATCACGATCGATCCCACGCCGCCCGCCCCGAACGCAGTCGGCCCCACCTGGTGGCACTCAGCCAGCAGCGCGATGGATTCACTACGGCTCCAGTGGGATCGGCTCTTCGTCCACTTCAGCGCACACGATCAGTTCACGGTGGTGCAGGGTATTCGGGAGAGCGGGGAGGCCGTGCGCGTGGGGCTCTCCGAAACAATGAGTGCCCTGGCGGCACAGGGTGCAGCCCTTGCTGGTCAGGTGGTGACCGCTCTGACCCCGGACGGCATTCCGCATCATGCCGTCACGCTCGTGCTGGCGCTCGGCGCGATGTCAATCGGCATCATGCTGGCACGACAGTACTGGAAAGAAACAGCGCCACAAAACAGTTTCTCTCGTCAGCAGCAGACCGTCATCACGCTCTACACCGACATGGTGCACTGTTGCGCGGAGCAGGGGATCGTGAAACCGGCCAGCACCACGCCGCGGGAATTTCTTCATCACATTCGTGAACGATGGAGCGAAGCCTGGCCCATGGTCGATTCCGTCACACGACTGTATGCGCGGGTGCGATTCGGGGAGGCAGCACTGTCAGCAGAGGAAATCACGACCGCAGAAAACGACTTACGCCGCCTCCGCACACTCAGTCGCCCCGCAAAGCCCACGCCACAACCATCACGCTAA